From Cydia fagiglandana chromosome 24, ilCydFagi1.1, whole genome shotgun sequence, a single genomic window includes:
- the LOC134676392 gene encoding UDP-glucose 6-dehydrogenase, which yields MVIKKICCLGAGYVGGPTCSVIALKCPDITVTVCDKSIDRINQWNSEKLPIYEPGLDDVVKECRGRNLFFSTDIATSIQEADLIFISVNTPTKTIGNGKGRAADLKYIEGAARMIADIATSNKIVVEKSTVPVKAAEIIMKILRANTKPGVNYQILSNPEFLAEGTAIVDLVEADRVLIGGEDTPDGQRAVQELCWVYEHWIPAKNILTTNTWSSELSKLAANAFLAQRISSINSLTAVCEATGADVSEVARAVGRDSRIGPKFLEASVGFGGSCFQKDILNLIYLCECLNLPEVAAYWQQVISLNDYQKTRFTRKVIESLFNTVSDKKIAILGFSFKKNTGDTRESPAILVSTTLLDEGAKLHIYDPKVEKEQMLYELKHPSVTSDPESVKKNVVIHDSAYSAVTGAHAIVLCTEWDEFKELDYKKIFDVMMKPAYLFDGRKILDHDALLEIGFHVQTIGKRLSRSSSIRAQGSQTS from the coding sequence atggtGATTAAAAAGATTTGCTGTTTGGGAGCTGGCTACGTCGGCGGGCCTACCTGCAGTGTTATAGCTCTCAAATGCCCGGACATCACAGTGACTGTGTGCGATAAAAGTATAGATCGTATAAACCAGTGGAATTCGGAGAAATTACCGATCTACGAGCCCGGGTTAGACGATGTCGTGAAGGAATGCAGAGGCCGGAATCTATTCTTCTCTACGGACATAGCGACCAGTATTCAAGAAGCCGATCTGATATTCATCTCTGTCAACACTCCTACGAAGACTATCGGTAATGGAAAAGGCCGCGCCGCGGATTTGAAGTATATAGAAGGCGCTGCGCGAATGATTGCCGATATAGCAACTAGCAATAAGATAGTGGTCGAAAAAAGCACTGTACCAGTTAAAGCTGCAGAGATAATCATGAAAATATTACGCGCCAACACTAAACCTGGTGTTAACTATCAAATATTGTCTAATCCAGAGTTCCTGGCTGAAGGTACAGCTATAGTTGACTTGGTAGAAGCTGACCGAGTTCTGATTGGTGGAGAAGACACACCTGATGGCCAGCGCGCTGTGCAGGAGCTCTGCTGGGTGTACGAGCACTGGATACCCGCTAAAAATATCCTGACAACCAACACTTGGAGTTCCGAGCTGTCCAAACTAGCAGCTAATGCTTTTCTTGCTCAAAGAATCTCTAGTATCAACTCTCTGACAGCCGTCTGCGAAGCTACCGGGGCTGATGTGTCCGAGGTAGCCAGGGCCGTTGGCCGGGACTCCCGAATCGGTCCCAAGTTCCTAGAAGCCTCCGTCGGCTTCGGAGGCAGCTGCTTTCAAAAAGACATCCTGAATCTAATCTATTTATGTGAATGTCTAAACTTGCCAGAAGTAGCTGCTTATTGGCAGCAAGTTATCAgcttgaatgattaccaaaagaCCAGATTCACTCGGAAAGTCATTGAATCACTCTTTAATACAGTTTCGGATAAAAAGATAGCTATACTCGGCTTCTCATTTAAAAAGAACACCGGTGATACTAGAGAGTCTCCTGCTATCCTCGTTTCTACAACATTATTAGACGAGGGAGCTAAACTGCACATCTACGATCCGAAAGTAGAGAAAGAACAGATGCTATATGAACTAAAGCATCCATCTGTTACGTCAGATCCTGAATCGGTAAAGAAGAATGTTGTAATTCATGACTCTGCATACTCAGCGGTAACGGGAGCTCATGCTATAGTGCTCTGCACAGAATGGGACGAGTTTAAAGAGCTGGATTATAAGAAGATATTTGATGTGATGATGAAGCCAGCGTATTTGTTTGACGGGAGGAAGATATTGGACCATGACGCGCTGCTGGAGATCGGATTCCACGTTCAGACTATCGGGAAAAGGCTGTCGAGGTCGAGCAGCATCAGGGCACAGGGCAGCCAAACTTCATAA